One window from the genome of Parasteatoda tepidariorum isolate YZ-2023 chromosome 8, CAS_Ptep_4.0, whole genome shotgun sequence encodes:
- the LOC107448619 gene encoding dentin sialophosphoprotein, with protein sequence MSDTSCPKTCDLLSVATILFSIGIVQLLAGIILLKSENVYVLAGTDFAVAATNILVGSLLGIAASVWEKKKKVASCKRQNVLACLYIAALSMNATGAIIMILGDGNKLLISKDKENVSKDFMFEITACAYVTSVCSPIVCLVIALVCLSGIRIQIHDNMKKKNSITKAESYGWVFENNHDSRSRNLGALLQDSSNQNASVSDDNVFLDQRSATKKLLKVKPSKKTKSRDSVTSVSELKTPLEIWTHKRNKMIKEITSPQPIFFADDYLQFPDFKYDSYIGFKIPRITETSFIRPGSRGSNQTESSTNLERQIDKIEKTMSCKPSKPHLDELNNKLASRRLSYPDSAHLVEKFECNEEELENLPQTALEDHKKSIDETDSQTSHPTHPKLQRTQANLNPKIAPKHLKQQSACFDSEAICSPELPSESSIVGSLDWLQGSHKARRNSNDSGSSGLTAETISELKAKINKMSFAEDESPEQNKEFLRSFKQDGKRKSHLSESDVGCNQSAFQKLHAKYAVFSQNSESDSKTTLAGEVVPISVRPTAINRANSIPVKTICSQTANRYSVDVKNISSDQRLDMDSDDSKFLPANGESQSSQRTYPFSNSYKEKSTHKSDTESINSSKHSEEKCHFKQRMSIMGSIAESPTEEFLQVISESEKSDRESYNSPPKTNNDRDSPTDGPRLAKNSFSLKRFSSKAAPNLLNRLWSMKRSETKTDFSSLIMDSDSLVGLNDEELMARTRRIRQLRKSVELRSQLEKHDDVV encoded by the exons atgtccGACACTTCTTGTCCTAAGACTTGTGACCTATTATCTGTCgcaacaattttgttttcaattggaATTGTGCAGCTCCTTGCAGGAATTATACTTTTGAAATCTGAAAATGTTTACGTTCTTGCTGGTACTGACTTTGCCGTGGCTGCGACT AATATCTTAGTTGGTAGTTTATTGGGAATCGCTGCAAGCGtgtgggaaaaaaagaaaaaggtggCTTCTTGCAAAAGG caaaatgttCTAGCTTGTTTGTATATAGCTGCATTGAGTATGAATGCTACTGGGGCTATCATAATGATATTGGGGGACGGTAACAAATTGCTGATATCAAAGGACAAAGAAAATGTTTCCAAAGactttatgtttgaaattacgGCATGTG cttacgTAACTTCTGTCTGTTCACCGATAGTATGCTTGGTCATTGCTCTCGTTTGTCTATCTGGGATTAGGATTCAGATTCATGAcaatatgaagaagaaaaatagt ATAACAAAAGCAGAATCCTATGGATGGGTGTTTGAAAACAACCATGACAGTCGCTCAAGAAACCTTGGTGCTCTTCTCCAAGATTCATCCAATCAAAATGCTTCAGTTTCTGATGATAACGTATTCCTCGACCAAAGATCTGCCACTAAAAAGTTACTGAAGGTAAAACCTTCAAAAAAGACCAAATCGAGAGATTCAGTTACCTCCGTTAGTGAACTTAAAACTCCTTTGGAGATTTGGACCCACAAACGCAACAAGATGATAAAGGAAATAACCTCGCCGCAACCTATATTTTTTGCCGATGATTACCTTCAATTTCCAGACTTTAAATATGATTCTTACATTGGATTTAAGATTCCAAGAATCACCGAAACTTCTTTCATCCGACCGGGCAGTCGTGGCAGTAATCAAACAGAAAGTTCCACAAACTTGGAACGCCAAATAGACAAAATCGAAAAGACGATGTCTTGCAAACCTTCTAAACCGCATTTAGACGAACTCAACAATAAACTTGCTTCCAGACGATTGAGTTATCCTGACTCTGCGCACCTTGTTGAAAAGTTTGAGTGTAATGAGGAAGAATTGGAAAATTTGCCTCAAACCGCATTAGAAGATCACAAAAAATCCATTGATGAAACAGACTCTCAAACTTCTCATCCAACTCACCCCAAATTGCAGAGAACTCAAGCAAATTTAAATCCTAAAATTGcaccaaaacatttaaaacagcaATCGGCATGCTTCGATTCTGAAGCAATCTGTTCTCCTGAATTGCCTTCTGAAAGTTCCATAGTTGGAAGCCTAGATTGGCTCCAGGGCTCACATAAAGCACGACGAAATTCAAACGATTCAGGTTCATCAGGTTTGACAGCTGAAACAATCAGTGAgttgaaagcaaaaattaataaaatgagctTTGCTGAAGACGAAAGCccagaacaaaataaagaatttttgagATCATTCAAGCAGGACGGTAAACGAAAGTCTCATTTGTCTGAGTCTGACGTTGGATGTAACCAAAGTGCTTTTCAGAAATTGCATGCCAAGTATGcagttttttcacaaaactctGAAAGTGATTCTAAAACCACGTTAGCTGGTGAAGTCGTTCCAATATCGGTTAGGCCAACTGCAATCAATAGAGCCAATAGCATTCctgtaaaaacaatttgttcACAAACTGCAAATAGATATTCTGttgatgtgaaaaatatttcatcagacCAAAGGCTGGATATGGACTCGGATGATAGCAAATTTTTACCTGCAAATGGTGAATCTCAGTCAAGTCAGAGAACTTATCCTTTTTCCAACAGCTATAAAGAAAAATCTACGCATAAATCAGATACAGAATCCATT AATTCTTCCAAGCATTCAGAGGAGAAATGTCATTTCAAGCAAAGAATGTCTATTATGGGTTCTATTGCAGAATCTCCGACAGAAGAATTCCTTCAAGTCATTTCAGAATCTGAAAAATCAGATCGTGAATCATATAATTCACCACCCAAAACAAATAACGACAGAGATTCACCTACGGATGGACCAAGACTGGCAAAAAACTCCTTTTCCTTAAAGCGCTTTTCATCTAAGGCGGCACCAAATTTGCTGAACAGGCTTTG gtCAATGAAGAGGTCTGAAACGAAGACTGATTTCAGCAGTTTAATTATGGATAGTGATTCATTGGTCGGTCTGAATGACGAGGAATTAATGGCCAGAACACGCAGAATACGCCAGTTAcgaaag tCAGTTGAATTGAGATCGCAGCTTGAAAAGCACGATGATGTAGTTTGA